In Deefgea piscis, the DNA window GTGAAGCAAAAGTGCCATTTTTCTCGATTTCGGGTTCTGATTTTGTTGAAATGTTTGTCGGTGTTGGTGCCGCACGCGTTCGCGACATGTTTGAAAACGCCAAGAAAAATGCGCCGTGTATCATCTTTATTGATGAAATTGATGCGGTAGGTCGTCAGCGCGGTGCGGGTATGGGCGGCGGCAATGATGAGCGCGAGCAAACATTAAACCAAATGCTGGTTGAAATGGACGGCTTTGAAGGCAATTCAGGCATTATCGTTATCGCCGCAACCAATCGTCCCGATGTACTTGATCCTGCTTTGTTGCGTCCAGGTCGTTTTGACCGACAAGTTACCGTGTCTTTGCCGGATATTCGTGGCCGTGAGCAGATTCTGGCGGTTCATATGCGTAAAGTGCCGATCGCGAATGATGTTGATGCATCGATTATTGCTCGCGGTACACCAGGCATGTCGGGTGCTGATTTGGCTAACTTGGTCAATGAAGCCGCGCTGTTTGCAGCACGACGCGCGAAGCGCTTGGTTGATATGGCCGACTTTGAGTCAGCAAAAGACAAAATTTACATGGGTCCAGAGCGTCGTAGCATGGTTATGACTGAAGAAGATCGTCGTGCAACGGCGTATCACGAATCAGGTCATGCGGTCGTTGCTGAAATGCTGCCGGGTACTGATCCGGTGCATAAAGTGACCATCATGCCACGCGGTCGAGCTTTAGGTTTGACTTGGCAATTGCCTGAGCGTGATAGTTTTTCTCTGTATAAAGATCAAATGCTAAATCGTTTGGCGATTTTGTTTGGTGGTCGTGTTGCGGAAGACTTATTTATTCATCGTATTTCGACTGGTGCGTCGAATGACTTTGAGCGTGCCACCGGTATGGCGCGTGATATGGTGACTCGCTACGGGATGACTGAGAAATTAGGCCCAATGGTTTATGGCGATAATGAAGGCGAGGTGTTTTTAGGTCGTTCAGTG includes these proteins:
- the ftsH gene encoding ATP-dependent zinc metalloprotease FtsH, coding for MNNLGKNIAIWLVVGLVLMTVFNQFSKHQDGSTQIPYSQFMTDVEQGRIASAEIEGNPLRGQLIRGKKADGAGYSTLAPFDYRLVDTLIKYNVKFSAKAEEEQGLLMSLLVNWAPMLLLIGVWIFFMNKMQGGGKGGAFSFGKSKAKMLDENNNSVTFADVAGCDEAKEEVSEIVDYLRDPSKYQSLGGRMPCGILLVGSPGTGKTLLAKAIAGEAKVPFFSISGSDFVEMFVGVGAARVRDMFENAKKNAPCIIFIDEIDAVGRQRGAGMGGGNDEREQTLNQMLVEMDGFEGNSGIIVIAATNRPDVLDPALLRPGRFDRQVTVSLPDIRGREQILAVHMRKVPIANDVDASIIARGTPGMSGADLANLVNEAALFAARRAKRLVDMADFESAKDKIYMGPERRSMVMTEEDRRATAYHESGHAVVAEMLPGTDPVHKVTIMPRGRALGLTWQLPERDSFSLYKDQMLNRLAILFGGRVAEDLFIHRISTGASNDFERATGMARDMVTRYGMTEKLGPMVYGDNEGEVFLGRSVTTHKNMSEATMQQVDAEIRRIIDEQYAVAEKILEENRDKVEAMTNALMEWETIDREQVLDIMAGREPRPPKSLPPPRVTVAVTGGDATQGGQEVTTTPATEA